The region CCCAGGATCTTCTGGAGAGAAAACTGCAGCAATTCCTGTTCGCCTTCCTGGGGGTGACCGATCAGGAGATCCTGGAACACTATACATTCGTCAACGAGAAGACCAAGATCGAATTTGTGGCGTTCAATGCGGAAGATTTCAGGAAGTCGGTCACTCTTGATGAGGCAGGACTGAAGGCCTTCTTTGAAAGGCAAAAGGAAAGATACCGCATACCCAAACATATCCAGGTGTCCTATATCGAGATAGACCCCGATGACTTCAAAGAGGATGTGCGCATTACCGAAAGAGAGATCCAATCCTTTTATGAATATAATCACGAGGCATACCGCCGGGCCAAACAGGTAAAAGCCAGGCACATTCTGTTTGAGATTGGCGAGGAGGCCCAGAAAGAGGTGGAGGAAAAGGTCAGGAAGACGGCTGAAGCGGTATTGGCAAAAGCGCGCAAGGGGGAAGACTTTGCCAAGCTCGCAGCGGCGTACTCAAGTGGTCCGAGCAAGTCAAAGGGGGGAGATCTCGGCTATTTTGAGAAAGGTCAGATGACGCCGGCCTTTGAAGAGGTTGCTTTCAACCTGAAAAAGGGGGAGATCAGCGACCTTGTCCGCACCCCGTTCGGGTATCACATTATCCAGGTGGAGGATATCAAGGAGGCCCGCACCCAGCCGCTGGAGGAGGTGCGTGACCAGATCGTGGATGCCTTGACCATGAATATTGCTGCAGAGCGCGCCCATGAGAAGGGCCTGTCCATTGTGGACCAGATGCCCTATGATATCGAGCTGAGCGTCTACGCCAAACAGCACGGGCTCGAGGCAAAAAAGTCCGCCTTTTTCTCAGACACGGACCCGGTTCCGGGTGTTGACGGCAGTGAAAAGATGGCAGAAACCCTCCTGGCCCTGGGGAAGCATGAAACCACCGAACTGGTTGAATTAGAGGGCAAATTCTATATCTTTCAGGTAGCGGAGGTCAGGGAATCCTATCTGCCGGAATTGAAAGAGGTGGCGGAAAGGGTGGAGGAGGATTATCGGGACCTTATGGCGACGCAGAATGCCAATGCCGCCGCAACCAGCTATTTGAAAGCGCTTAAAGATGGAAAATCGTGGGAACAATTGGCCAAAGAACACGGTCTCACGCCGAAAGAAACCGACTTTTTTACCCGGCGGGGTCCAGTCCCGGATATGGGACAGGCGCCTGAACTGATTGAGACGGCCTTCAGACTCAACGCACAGGATAGATTCGCGGATAAGCCCTTTGTGAACGAGAACGGGGCATTCGTTATCAGGTGGGTGGAAAAAGAAGGCATCGATGAAACCGCCTTCGCCAAGGAAAAAAAGGAGTACGGCGACGCATTGGTTCAGGCCAAGCATCAACGCATTTTTCAAAACTGGCTTGAGAACCTTCAAGAGAATGCCGACATTGAAATTATCACCCCGGTGAAGGGAGAGTCGTGATTCAAGACCTATCGGGGTCAGGGGGAGAGGTAGCGATATAATGCCTCCGGCCATTGAGTGACAGGAAATAGCGGCCGCCGTCTTCTTCAACAAACTGGGCCAACTGATAATACGCAGCCCGGGTGAAACGGGCGGGGAAGACGTCCGATTTGACCGTGCAGTAAAGGACATGATCCTTTTCCACCCGCAGGGTGTCCGGAGACAGCACCTCCTGTGTATCATCGTTCAGACTGATCTTGATTCGTGAGGGTTGGCGACGGCTTCCCCGGTCAAGGGAGACACTGGTCACCACAAAGGCGGTATCCTCCACATCCACATAACACCGGGTATCATGCCAATTGATCACATACCTCCCCTCTGAATCCAGTTC is a window of Deltaproteobacteria bacterium DNA encoding:
- a CDS encoding SurA N-terminal domain-containing protein, which translates into the protein MVLSIMRRHAKSWLIKFLIGIIAVVFVFYFGYSFTSDQALKIAYVNGEVISGPEYEKTYRDMVAAYQTRYKDMWNENLIKALDLRTRALKTLIDQRLMTQAAKRLGIEVTESECQNAILNYPAFQINGRFDMGRYQSLLGQNHMTPEDFEASITQDLLERKLQQFLFAFLGVTDQEILEHYTFVNEKTKIEFVAFNAEDFRKSVTLDEAGLKAFFERQKERYRIPKHIQVSYIEIDPDDFKEDVRITEREIQSFYEYNHEAYRRAKQVKARHILFEIGEEAQKEVEEKVRKTAEAVLAKARKGEDFAKLAAAYSSGPSKSKGGDLGYFEKGQMTPAFEEVAFNLKKGEISDLVRTPFGYHIIQVEDIKEARTQPLEEVRDQIVDALTMNIAAERAHEKGLSIVDQMPYDIELSVYAKQHGLEAKKSAFFSDTDPVPGVDGSEKMAETLLALGKHETTELVELEGKFYIFQVAEVRESYLPELKEVAERVEEDYRDLMATQNANAAATSYLKALKDGKSWEQLAKEHGLTPKETDFFTRRGPVPDMGQAPELIETAFRLNAQDRFADKPFVNENGAFVIRWVEKEGIDETAFAKEKKEYGDALVQAKHQRIFQNWLENLQENADIEIITPVKGES
- a CDS encoding DUF1285 domain-containing protein; the encoded protein is MTAQCEPIPPCLISIDKEGRWYHQGAEMIHREFIRLFFQNMELDSEGRYVINWHDTRCYVDVEDTAFVVTSVSLDRGSRRQPSRIKISLNDDTQEVLSPDTLRVEKDHVLYCTVKSDVFPARFTRAAYYQLAQFVEEDGGRYFLSLNGRRHYIATSPPDPDRS